Proteins encoded by one window of Glycine soja cultivar W05 chromosome 15, ASM419377v2, whole genome shotgun sequence:
- the LOC114386377 gene encoding protein PELPK1-like, with protein MASNSCFILGFFIAISFSSMDIGLAARYLMQTTVPNLPKPTLPPLPSLPTLPTIPTLPQGNVPPLPTIPSLPQPSLPNIPSVPQVTLPPLAATSLPNFPTIPTTIPSFPFFSPPPSSTSP; from the coding sequence ATGGCCTCCAACAGCTGCTTCATCTTGGGTTTTTTCATTGCTATTTCCTTCTCAAGCATGGATATTGGCCTAGCAGCTCGCTATCTGATGCAAACAACTGTACCAAATTTGCCTAAACCAACATTGCCACCTTTGCCTTCACTTCCAACATTGCCTACAATCCCAACACTGCCTCAGGGTAATGTTCCACCTTTGCCAACTATCCCATCTCTGCCACAACCATCTCTTCCTAACATTCCAAGTGTCCCACAGGTGACTCTTCCACCACTTGCTGCCACTTCACTTCCAAACTTTCCCACAATCCCAACCACTATCCCCTCCTTCCCTTTCTTCTCCCCACCACCTTCCTCCACCAGTCCCTAA
- the LOC114386378 gene encoding protein PELPK2-like codes for MASSKSLITAFLLALTLSSMSMSQATRHLMQTTAPNLPKTTLPPLPSLPTLPQANVPPLPTIPTLPQPSLPTIPTVPQVTLPPLAATSLPNFPTIPSFPFFSPPPSATAP; via the coding sequence ATGGCCTCAAGCAAATCATTGATCACAGCTTTCCTTCTTGCTCTGACCTtgtcaagcatgagcatgagcCAAGCAACTCGCCATCTTATGCAAACAACTGCACCAAATTTGCCTAAAACAACATTGCCACCTTTGCCTTCACTTCCAACATTGCCTCAGGCCAATGTTCCACCTTTGCCTACAATCCCAACACTGCCACAACCATCTCTTCCTACCATTCCAACCGTTCCACAGGTGACTCTTCCACCACTTGCTGCCACTTCACTTCCAAACTTTCCCACCATCCCCTCCTTCCCCTTCTTCTCCCCACCACCTTCAGCCACCGCTCCCTGA